A genomic segment from Bradyrhizobium sp. ISRA430 encodes:
- a CDS encoding acetyl-CoA hydrolase/transferase C-terminal domain-containing protein: protein MPAEPAPIDFTGLIQDGDLVVCGQATAEPVTLTEAFVAQAAQLPAFRMMVGPLFSETFSACTPNVSFLSYGVIGNARRLARAGRLDVIPGNYSAFCADFAARRHRADVVLVQLAEAADGGLSASLSNDYVIDAARGARLVIAEINPDAPFTLGADWPANVPIHVRVAARRPPVELPSTPLDDVSRRIAAHAASLISDRSTLQFGVGRIPDAILSSLSHARNLGIHSGLINDAVVDLIERGAVTNAEKGIDDGITVTNQVIGTARLYRFVHQNREVAVRPTSYTHGQSVLGRINRLVAINSALQVGLDGAVNSETLNGVAIGAIGGQLDFVRGANASLGGRAIIALPATASDGTSRIVANVETVTTPRADVDAIVTEWGIAELRGCGLAERARRMIAIAAPEHRDALAASVHHRE, encoded by the coding sequence ATGCCGGCAGAACCAGCGCCGATCGATTTTACCGGCCTGATCCAAGACGGCGACCTCGTGGTGTGCGGGCAGGCGACCGCGGAGCCCGTCACCTTGACCGAAGCATTCGTCGCGCAGGCTGCGCAGCTTCCGGCCTTTCGCATGATGGTCGGCCCGCTGTTCTCGGAAACCTTTTCGGCCTGCACGCCCAACGTGTCGTTCCTGAGCTATGGCGTGATTGGCAATGCGCGGCGGCTCGCGAGAGCCGGGCGGCTCGATGTGATCCCGGGCAACTACAGTGCCTTCTGCGCCGATTTCGCCGCGCGCCGTCACCGAGCCGATGTGGTGCTGGTGCAGCTCGCCGAAGCCGCCGACGGCGGGCTGAGCGCGAGCCTCTCCAACGACTATGTCATCGACGCCGCGCGCGGGGCGCGCCTCGTCATCGCCGAGATCAATCCGGATGCGCCCTTCACACTCGGCGCGGACTGGCCAGCGAACGTGCCGATCCATGTGCGCGTGGCTGCCCGCCGCCCTCCCGTCGAACTGCCCTCAACACCGCTCGACGACGTCTCGCGGCGGATTGCGGCGCATGCGGCGAGCCTGATTTCCGACCGCAGCACGCTCCAGTTCGGGGTGGGGCGGATCCCGGACGCAATCCTGTCCTCGCTCTCCCATGCACGCAACCTCGGCATTCATTCCGGTCTGATCAACGACGCCGTGGTCGATTTGATCGAGCGCGGTGCGGTGACGAATGCGGAGAAGGGCATCGATGACGGGATCACCGTCACCAACCAGGTGATCGGGACAGCGCGGCTCTATCGCTTCGTTCACCAGAACCGGGAGGTCGCCGTACGGCCGACGTCCTACACGCACGGCCAGAGCGTGCTGGGGCGGATCAACCGGCTGGTCGCGATCAACTCGGCTCTTCAGGTCGGGCTCGACGGCGCCGTCAATTCCGAGACGCTGAATGGCGTTGCGATCGGCGCGATCGGCGGGCAGCTCGATTTCGTGCGCGGCGCCAACGCGTCTCTTGGGGGCAGGGCGATCATCGCGCTGCCGGCAACCGCGTCCGACGGCACCAGCCGCATCGTCGCCAATGTCGAGACGGTGACGACGCCGCGCGCCGACGTCGATGCCATCGTCACCGAATGGGGCATTGCCGAGCTGCGCGGCTGCGGCCTTGCCGAGCGCGCGCGCCGCATGATCGCGATCGCCGCCCCCGAGCACCGCGACGCGTTGGCGGCGTCAGTTCATCATCGCGAGTGA
- a CDS encoding AMP-binding protein, with translation MNLAHHLLRAARADASAPALFKGLTPVADYGRLAATVASLAASMQQRLGLAKGDRVALLMKNVPDYVACLYACWHAGLVAVPINAKLHPREVAFILDNSGAAVVFVTEDMASVASEALALGARKPHVIEIGSAEHRSFEKADGIAIADVGITDPAWIFYTSGTTGRPKGAVLSHRNLLAMALNYLAEINPIAPGESLLHAAPMSHGSGLYMVPHVLGMGAQVVPESGRFEPDEILELTAKRDDISFFAAPTMVRRLTVAAEAAGASAPGLKTIIYGGGPMYVADCKAALAVFGPKLAQIYGQGETPMTITYLPKSMHVDAGHPRHQERLASVGIAQGVVQVRTVDEAGRDVAPGEIGEIIVRGDTVMSGYWQNPEATANTLRDGWLYTGDMGAFDADGFLTLKDRSKDVIISGGTNIYPREVEEVLLRHEAVAEVSVIGRPHPEWGEEVVAVVVPVTGKSVTRSELDQICNAWIARFKRPKHYYVTGELPKNSYGKIVKTELRTLLNESSARLAPMD, from the coding sequence ATGAACCTCGCTCATCATCTGCTTCGTGCCGCCAGAGCCGACGCCTCCGCGCCGGCGCTATTCAAGGGACTGACGCCGGTCGCCGATTACGGCCGGCTCGCCGCGACGGTGGCCTCGCTGGCCGCCTCGATGCAACAGCGCCTTGGCCTTGCCAAAGGTGACCGCGTTGCGCTTCTGATGAAGAACGTGCCGGACTATGTCGCCTGCCTCTATGCATGCTGGCATGCCGGCCTGGTCGCCGTTCCCATCAACGCAAAGCTGCATCCGCGCGAAGTTGCGTTTATCCTCGACAATTCGGGCGCAGCGGTCGTCTTCGTGACCGAGGACATGGCGAGCGTTGCGTCAGAGGCGTTGGCGCTCGGCGCGCGCAAACCGCACGTCATCGAGATCGGCTCAGCCGAGCATCGCAGCTTTGAGAAGGCCGACGGCATCGCCATCGCCGATGTCGGGATCACCGATCCCGCCTGGATTTTCTACACCAGCGGCACCACAGGCCGGCCGAAGGGCGCGGTGCTGAGCCATCGCAACCTGCTCGCCATGGCGCTGAACTATCTCGCCGAGATCAACCCCATCGCCCCTGGCGAGTCGCTCTTGCACGCCGCGCCGATGTCGCACGGCTCCGGGCTCTACATGGTGCCGCATGTGCTCGGCATGGGCGCGCAAGTGGTTCCAGAGAGCGGTCGCTTCGAGCCGGACGAGATTCTGGAGCTGACGGCGAAGCGCGACGACATCTCCTTCTTCGCCGCGCCCACCATGGTGCGGCGCCTGACGGTCGCCGCGGAAGCGGCAGGCGCGAGCGCGCCGGGGCTGAAGACCATCATCTATGGCGGTGGCCCGATGTATGTCGCCGATTGCAAGGCGGCACTCGCGGTGTTTGGGCCGAAGCTCGCGCAGATCTATGGTCAGGGCGAGACCCCGATGACGATCACCTATCTGCCCAAGTCGATGCATGTCGATGCCGGGCATCCGCGCCACCAAGAACGCCTGGCGTCGGTCGGCATCGCGCAGGGTGTCGTGCAGGTCCGCACCGTGGACGAGGCGGGGCGGGATGTCGCGCCGGGCGAGATCGGCGAGATCATCGTACGGGGCGATACCGTGATGTCCGGCTACTGGCAGAATCCGGAGGCCACCGCGAACACCCTGCGCGACGGCTGGCTCTACACCGGCGACATGGGCGCGTTCGATGCGGACGGATTCCTCACGCTGAAGGACCGCTCCAAGGACGTCATCATCTCCGGTGGCACCAACATCTATCCGCGCGAGGTCGAGGAGGTATTGCTGCGGCACGAGGCCGTTGCCGAGGTCTCCGTTATCGGCCGGCCGCATCCGGAATGGGGCGAGGAGGTCGTGGCCGTCGTCGTTCCCGTGACAGGCAAGAGCGTAACGCGGAGCGAGCTCGATCAGATCTGCAATGCCTGGATCGCGCGTTTCAAGCGACCGAAGCATTATTACGTCACCGGCGAGCTGCCGAAGAACAGCTACGGCAAGATCGTGAAGACGGAGCTACGCACGCTCCTGAACGAGTCCTCCGCGCGCCTTGCGCCGATGGACTAG